The genomic stretch CATCGACTGCGCGAACGCAGGAACACTCATGCGGTTGGTTACCGGCATCCTCGTGGGCCAGCAGGGTGAGGTGACCGTCCTTGACGGAGACGAGTCGCTTCGCGCTCGTCCCATGACGCGCATCATCGAGCCGCTCGCGCGAATGGGGGCCGAGGTCGTGGCATCGGGCGGCGGCACGGCACCGCTCGTCGTACGCCCAGGACGTCCGCTCCGGGGGGTGGTGTACGACCTCCCGGTTGCCAGCGCCCAAGTGAAGAGTTGCATCTTGTTGGCGGGCCTCAATGCCGAGGGCGAGACCTGGGTGCGTGAGCCGGTTCGGTCGCGGGATCACACGGAGCGCATGCTGCGCGCCGCCGGCGTGGATGTGATGGAGCGGGATGGCATGGTCGGCGTTCGCGGGCCGGTTACGTCACTCGCGCTTCCGGACATCCGGGTACCCGGCGACTTCTCGTCGGCGGCGTTCGCCATCGTCGCGGGCGTGCTTGCCGGAGACCCCGCAGTCTGTGTGACGGGCGTCAACCTCAACCCTGCGCGCACCGGACTCCTGGATGTGCTCGCCCGGATGGGCGCCGACGTCACGGTGGCGGCTGGGCCCGATGTGGCCGGCGAGCCCGCGGGGGACATCATCGTGCGCCGTTGCGGGTTGCTCCACGCCACCGAGGTACGCGCCGATGAGGTGCCGTCGATGGTGGACGAGATCCCCCTCGTGGGTCTCCTCGGAGCGTTGGCCGCAGGCACGACGGTGGTGAGTGGGGCGAATGAGCTTCGGGTGAAGGAGAGTGACCGGATCGCTACGGTCGTGGCGCTCCTCAGAGCCATCGGTGCGGATGTCGAGGAGCAGGGCGACGGCTTCGTTGTGCGGGGATCGAAGACGCTTCCCGGCGGCGAGGTGCAGTCCCACGGGGACCACCGTTTGGCAATGCTCGGGGCCCTCGCGGGCATCGTGAGCGTCCGCGGGGTGACCGTGCACGGTATGGACGCCGCCGCGGTGTCGTACCCCGGGTTCGTGGACGACTTCACCGCGCTTGGGGTGGTGACCGGGTGATCATCGCGATCGACGGCCCGGCGGGGGCGGGGAAGAGCACCGTGGCCCGCGCGGTGGCCCGCGCACTCGGGATCGGGTACCTCGACACGGGTGCGATGTACCGCGCCCTCACCCTCGTGGCCCTTCGCACGGGGGTGGCTCTCGACGACGGGCCGGCGCTCGCCGATATGGCCCGTGACCATCCCGTCACCCTCACGAGTGGCGCGGCCGGTGTCCGCGTCGTCATCCGCGGCGATGACGTGACGATGGCGATTCGCGAGTCCGACGTGACCGCCGCCGTATCCGTCGTGGCGGCGTACCCGGACGTGCGTAGCGAGATGGTCGCCCGTCAGCGGCAGGTTATGGAGCATGGGGACTGGGTATGTGACGGTCGCGACATCGGCAGCGTGGTGTTCCCCGGTGCGCAGGTGAAGGTGTTCCTCACGGCCTCGGTGGACGAGCGCGCGCGCCGCCGCCACGCCGAACTGGTGGCCCGGGGCGAGCGGGTAGATCTCCGCGTCGTCCGCGACGACGTGGAGCGTCGCGATCTGGCCGACTCCTCTCGCGCCGCGAGTCCGCTCGTGGTGGCCGATGGTGCCGAGGTTCTCGACACCACGGGAATGCGCATCGACGAGGTGGTCGCCCGTATCGCCGGGATGGCACGGGGGGTGTCGTAGTGACGGTCCACCCGCCCGGACCGGCAGATGCGGTGCGGCACCGGATGTGGTTGTGGTGGATTTCCGCGCACCTGCTCGGGGTGGTGTTTCGCCTGTGGTTCCGCATCCGGGTGCGCGGCACGCACCACGTGCCCCGCACGGGCGCCGTCCTGATCGTGTGCAACCACATCTCGTTCCTCGATCCGCCCATGGTGGGATGGGCCAGCCGCCCCCGAAAGTCGTTCTACATGGCGAAGGCCGAGATCTTCGACGGTGCCCGGAGTGCATGGATGATGTCGTCTTTCGGGGTATTCCCCGTGGCGCGCGGTGGTGTCGATCGCAATGCGGTGCGCATCGCCCGCGACCTGCTGGCCCGTGGCGAGTCGGTGCTCATGTTTCCCGAGGGGACGCGGTCGCGTGATGGCCGGCTGCGCGCGGCCTTCCCCGGAGCGGGTTCGATGGGGCTCGACACGGATGTGGTTATTGTGCCGGCGGCCATCTGGGGGAGTCAGTCGAGGACCGGTCCGGTTCGCGTGGTGTTCGGTCCCCCCGTATCCTCCGACGGGCTCACCGCCGGAACACGCGGTGCGCGTGCGGCCGAACTGACGCGCCGAATGATGGAGGCCATCGCGGAACTGATTCCCGAGGCTGGTGGTCCACCGCAGGTCGTGAATGACGGCGTGCCGAGTCTGGAGAAGGACGCATGAGCGAGGGGGATGAACCCACGGGCCACCCCGACCGGTCGAAGCCGTCGCGCCCAGGCATGCCCGATCGCCCGCGGGGACGGGAGCGCCACGCACCGAAGGGCAGCACGGTGGCCCTTGGGCAGGCGGTGGTGGCGGTCGTGGGGTATCCCAACGTGGGCAAGTCAACGCTGTTCAACCGGCTCACCGGACGACGCGAGGCCGTCGTCGATTCCCGGCCCGGAGCCACTCGCGATCGTCGTCAGGGCGGCGCAGAATGGAACGGCGTGCAGTTTCAGATCCTCGACACCGGTGGCATCGACGATGCCGACGAGTCGTCGCTCGCACGGGACATCTCGAGTCAGGCCGTCCGCGCGATCGACGAGGCCGACCTCATCCTGTTCGTCGTGGACGCGATGGCCGGTGCCACGGCCGGTGACCTCGAGGTCGCCGAGCGCCTGCGCCGCTCGCACCGTCCGGTCATCGTGGTCGCCAACAAGTGCGACAACGAGGACGCCGAGATACGTGCCCAGTCGTTGTGGGGGCTCGGTCTCGGCGAGGTCGTCACGGTGTCGGCGCTGCACGGGCGAGGGGTGGGCGACTTCCTCGACCTGCTGGTGGAGAGTCTCCCCGAGATCGCGGTGGATGACGACGAGGGGGACGACGCGGTCGACCGGATGCCGGCCTTCTGCATCATGGGCCGCCCGAACGTGGGAAAGAGTTCCATCCTCAACGCGCTCCTCGGGGAGGAGCGCATGATCGTCCAAGACCAGCCCGGTACTACGCGCGACCCGGTGGACACCATCATCGAGTGGGATGGGCAGGAGATCGTGCTCATCGACACTGCCGGTCTCCGGCGCCGCGGGCGCATGAGGGAACGCGTGGAGCACTACAGCCAGTTGCGTGCCATCGAGGCCGCCCACCGGGCCGACGTAGCGATCGTCGTGGCCGACGCGACCGAGGGCATCACCGAGGCCGATCTGGCCGCATGCGACCAAGCGGCGCAGGCGCATTGCGCCACGCTGCTCATACTCAACAAGTGGGATCTCGCCACCCCTGACCTCACGGACTTGCGTGGTCGCGTGCGCCGGAAGAGCCGGCAGCACCCGCCCATCGTGGCCTGTTCCGCGGTGACGAGCGAGGGGCTGGATCGCGTCATCCCCGCAGCGCTCCGCCTGTTCGCCAAGAGCCGCAACCGGTTGTCGACGCACGACCTCAACACCACGCTGCGTGCTCTGGCCGCGGAGCGGCCTGGCCCGCGCAAGGGCAATCGCCAACTCTCCATGCGCTTCCTCGTGCAGACGGGCGTCGCCCCACCCATCTTCCGGCTCGAGGTCAACGACCGTGCTCTCATGACCCGCGACTACGGTTTCTGGCTCGAGAACCGGATTCGCGACCGCTTCGACCTCGCGGGTGTGCCGGTGGACATCGAGGTGAGGAGCCGCAGGTGAGCGATGTCGTTGTGGTGGGAGCGGGGGCATGGGGTGCAACGTTCGCCTGCGTCGCCTCGCGTGCGGGTGCCGGGGTGACCCTCCTCTGCCGAACGCCTGAGCAAGCGGCGGTCCTAAGAGACACTCGCCACGACGACGCGCATCTCGGTGATGTCGCTCTTCCCGACGACGTGAGCGTTACCCACCTCGACGACTCGGATCCATTCGTCGACGCCCGCATCGTGGTCATCGCGCTCCCCAGTCGAGCCGTCGGTGTCATGGCACCGATCATCGCGGACCGCCTTCCGGCCGGCGCTGGGGTCCTGTCGCTCACCAAGGGTCTCGAGCCCGGTACCGGTCGCGTTCTGTCGGAGGTCTGGCGCGACGCCCTCGGGGACGACGTGCCCTTCGCCGTGCTCTCGGGACCCAACCACGCCGAGGAGATCTCCCGAGGCCAGCCCGCCGCTGCAGTGGTGAGTGGTGATCCCGCGTTTGCGGCCCGGGTACGGGACGCCGTGTCGGGTCCGGTCTTCCGCGTGTACGTCAACGACGATCTCGTGGGTGTGGAGTTGTGCGGGGCGGCGAAGAACGTCATCGCGATCGCTGCCGGCATGGCCGACGGGCTCGGATTCGGTGACAACTCCAAGGCGGCGCTCATCACCCGGGGGTTGGCGGAGATGAGCCGCCTCGGTGCCGCAGCGGGTGCGAACGACGCCACATTCCGTGGGCTTGCGGGCATGGGCGACCTCATCGCCACGTGCACGAGCCGGCACAGTCGCAACCGCCGGGCCGGGGAGTTGATCGCTCGGGGAATGACCGCCGCCGACGCGGAAGCCAAAATCGGGCACGTGGTCGAAGGGCTCGCCACCGTGCAGGCCCTCCGTTTGCGCGCAGACCGGGCCGGGGTCGAGTTGCCAATCTCTGATCAGGTGGCGGCTGCGATTTTCGAGGGCCGCCCGGTGGCGGACTGCCTCATGAACCTTATGGGGCGTGCACCGGCTGCTGAGGCGTGAACCCGCCGGGTGAGACCTGAACCGAGTCTTTACCGTTTCGTGACGATCAGTCCATCGCGCCCCGTTACCGTCGTCCGTAGTGTGAAGTCCCCAACGAAGGTTTCCCTGAGATGAGATTGTCCACCGCTCGCCGTCGTACGCGTCGTCAGATTATTCCGGCGGTCGTGTTGGCCGTAGTGGGTGTTGCGAGCGGCGCGGTGCTCGTCTCGGGGTGCGGGGATACGGCATCGGCCGGTTCCGCCCCGGAGTCGATCGCCGGGTACATCCCCGCGGAGAGCGCCGTCTATTTCCAGGTGTCCACCGACACCGACGGGGCACAGTGGACACAGATCAAACAGCTCGGGGCACTGTTCCCGGGGTACGCGGCAATGAGTGCGGACTTCGAGGCGGCGTTAGCCCGTGAGGGCGTGGACTGGGACACGGACCTCAAGCCCCTCCTCGGCGAGGCCGTCGCCCTCGCGATCACCGATGTCCCGGGTGGCGCATCGGGCGCCGCCGGGACGGAAACGGCGACGACAGGTGCCGCTGGGACGAGCGCGATGCCGACGAGCCCGGACGGGATGAGCACCGACGGGATGACCACCGACGGGATGACCACCGACGGGATGACCACCGACGGGATGACCACGACGACGCTCCCTGACCCGACGACCACCTACGGCACGAGCACCGACGGAACGGGCATCGGGATGGCGATGGAACCGTATCCGGGGCGAACGAACCCGACGGGCGTCGACGGCACGAGCACCGACGGGACGAGCACGACGACGCCTGGTGCCACCTCGAAGAGCCCGCTGACGATAGGCACGAAGCACGCGATGCTGGCCGTTCTGCAGATCGCTCCGGACGCGATGGCAGACGTGACGGCACTCATCACCGATGACCCGTCGGGACTCACGAAGACCGGGGAGTACCAGGGCGCAACCATGTATTCCGATGCGGCCGTCGACATGAGCGTGGCGGTGGCGGAGGAGAGCCTCATCATCGGGTCGTCAGAGGAGGTGGTACGGCGTTCCCTCGATGCCCATGCATCCGGGGGGGAGGCCGTGTTGTCTGGCGTCGTCCGCTTCAACGATGCGTTGGCCCTCCTCCCCAAGGATGTCTTCGCGATGGCGTACGTCAACCTCGATGTCCTCGGTCTGAGTGCGACGGACGCCATCCCGCAGGTGGGCTCTCTTGTGGGCGACCAGGTGACCGGTGCCGCTGCGATGTCGGTGACCGCTGAGCCGGGTGGACTCCGGATGAAGGCCGTGGTGGTGGATGGCCCGCCCATCTTTGACCAGACGTCATTTGCACCGACCCTCACCCGCCAAGCACCGGCCGACTGCGTTGTCTACATCGGCTTCAACCGCCTCGCCGACACCGTCTCCGCAGCTCTTGCGGCCGCCTCCGAGAGCGGAACCCCCGATACGAAGAAGCAGATCGACGCCCTCACCACGCAACTTCCCAGTCTCCTCGGCGTGAATGGAGATGACCTCCGCAACCTGACCGGAGGTGAACATGCGGTGGTGGTGACTCGGGAGTCGCCCACTCCCGGTGTATCGCTGGCCCTGCGAACAGCCGATGGGGCACACGCAACGAAGAGTCTCACCGCTCTGTCGAAAAGCCTGCCTGCGGTCTTCGCGCAGTTCGGTGGCAGCGACACGGTGATTGGCGACTGGACCACCGTGGACCTCAAGGGCACCACAGGTCGCCAACTGTCCCTCGGGACGTGGGGCGGCATCGTCTGGGGTGTGCGCGGCAACCTCGCCGTTGTGGGCTCCCGCGCATCGGGCGTGGCCAGCGTGCTGGCCCCGCGTGCGGTCGGGACGTCGCTCGCCGCCGCGCCGGCGTTCGGAGATGCTACCCGCGGGATGCCGTCACAGGTGAGTGGTCTCGCGTGGGTGAACATGCGCGAGGTCAGTCGGCTGTTGGCGGCGAATGGCGCCTTCGATGGCAAGGGGGGCGCACGCATGCGTGCCAACCTCGCTCCGATCACCTCCGTCGCGGCGTGGACGACGTCGGGGACGAACCCGACGCTCGAGGTGTTCGTGGGGATGGCCCCCTAACTGCGCGGACCACACACCGTCCGTGACCTGTGCTCGCCGGAGGCCGAGGCCCCTGGCTCTCCGGTCGGAACGTCGGCGGGACCGCACCTTGGGGCCATTCGTCTCGGGTCCGATCCGACGGGGGTTGCACCTCCGAGCGGCATCCGTCGTGTGTGATGGGGGTCTGCCCTGCTGGTAACCTCGCGCGCTGGATCAATTGGCAAGGAGCTGCATGAGCGAGTACCTGTTCACCTCGGAGTCCGTGACCGAGGGGCACCCCGACAAGATCGCTGACCAGATCTCGGACGGCGTGCTCGATTCGATGCTCGCTCAGGATCCGACGGCTCGCGTGGCGTGCGAGACCCTCATCACGACGGGACAGGTGATGATTGCGGGAGAGGTCACCACGACTGCCCAAGTGGACATCCCCGCCGTCGTGCGCGACACCATCACGCGCATCGGATACGTCAATTCGGCCGACGGCTTCGATGCCAAGTCCTGCGGCATTTCGGTGGCGCTCGGCAAGCAGAGCCCCGACATCGCGCAGGGCGTTGACACCGCCCACGAGCGCCGCGTGCAGGGCAAGGAGGACCCGTACGATCAGATAGGTGCGGGCGATCAGGGCCTCATGTTCGGCTTCGCCTGCGATGAGACCCCAGTGTGGATGCCGCTGCCCATCGTCCTCGCGCACGAACTCGCGAAGCGGCTCGCGACCGTGCGCCGCACGTCGCTGTCGTATCTCCGCCCCGACGGTAAGTCGCAGGTGACCGTGCGCTACGACGGGCTGACGCCGGTGGGTGTGGACACGGTGGTCATCTCGAGCCAGCACACCGAAAATGTCGACACCGACCAGTTGCACGACGACATCACCCGTGAGGTCATCCAGCCGGTGCTTGAGGAGTTCGGCGTGTGGACACCGGACGACATCAATCTCCTCATCAACCCGACGGGAAAGTTCGTAGTGGGTGGTCCCATGGGCGACTGCGGCCTGACGGGTCGGAAGATCATCGTGGACACCTATGGCGGCATGGCGCGTCACGGTGGTGGCGCGTTCTCGGGCAAGGACCCTTCCAAGGTGGATCGCTCCGCCGCGTACGCCGCGCGCTGGGTGGCCAAGAACGTGGTGGCCGCAGGGTTCGCCACTCGTGCCGAGGTGCAGGTGGCCTACGCGATCGGTGTTGCGCACCCGGTGTCGGTCAACGTGCAAACGTTCGGCACGGCGACGCGCCCTGAGGAGGAGATCCTCACGTGGATCAATGAGAAGTTCGATCTCCGCCCGGCCGCCATCGTTGAGCACCTCGATCTGCGCCGACCGATCTACCAGACGACCGCGGCATACGGCCACTTCGGCCGCACCGAGCCGGAGTTCACCTGGGAGAGCACGCGAATCGGTGACGAGCAGGCGGGTTGACCCCACCGACGACGGAGCGATCGCCCAGGTCGTTCCGCTCGTCGCCGCGCGTGCCCTCGACCGGGCGCTCGACTACGCGGTGCCGGACGAGCTGCGCCCCCGCGTCGTCCCCGGAGCTCTCGTTGCCGTCGGCCTTGGTCCTCGCACCGTGCTCGGCGTGGTGGTGGGGAGGGACCCCGCGACGCACGATGGGCGCATGGCCCGGGTCGCGGGGGTTGTGGACGCGCCGGTGGTGCCCACCGATCTCCTAGACGTCGCCCGGTGGGTGGCCGGGCGCACCCTCGCTCCACTCGGTACCTGCCTGAAGCTGGTACTGCCGCCGGGTGCCGAGGGTGCTCTTCGGCGCGGCCCGGAGGGCACCTGGCACCTCGGTGCACCAACCGGGCAGGGGCGGCAGCGCATCGTGGCTCGAGTCGTGGACGGGGTGGAGGACCTTGCCGGTCGGCGGGCCGAAGTTCTGCGTGAACTGCGGGCGGGGGGAGGCAGCATGCCCGCTGCGGACTTGGTCACGGTGGCGGCGACGACGATGCTCACGCTCCGGCGCATGGCCGATGACGGGCAGATCGACCTCGTGCGGGAGCGCGACGATGCCCGTGGGCTCGATTGGGCCGGTCCAGCGCCATCGCCGGACGAACCACCAGTACTCACCTCCGCTCAACAGGTGGCCGTGAACCGGATCATCCGGGCGATGGACTCCACAACGGGAGAGGGCCTCCTGTTGCATGGCGTCACCGGGTCCGGCAAGACCGAGGTGTACCTACGGGTCATCGCTGAGGCGCGGGCCCGTGGTCAGACGTCTCTCATCTTAGTTCCGGAGATCGGGCTCACTCCCCAACTGCTCGGGCGGCTTCGCGCGCGCCTTGGCGAGACGGTGGCCGTGTGGCATTCGGCGCTTCCTCCGGCACAGCGGGCAGCGGAGGACCGCCGCATCCGGTCGGGGGAGGCCGACGTGGTGATCGGCGCACGCAGTGCGGTGTTCGCACCGCTCATGAACCTCGGGGTCGTGATCGTGGACGAGGAACACGATGCGTCGTACAAGCAGGACTCGTCGCCCCGCTACGACGCGCGGCAGGTGGCCTACCGGCGTGCAATGGCCTCCCACGCGGCGCTCGTCTACGGCAGCGCCACACCCCGGCCCGAGGCCTGGCACGCGCTTGAGCGCATCACCCTTACGGAGCGCGCTGATGGTGCGACGTTGCCGCCGATCGACGTGGTGGACATGCGTACCCAGCCCCCCGGACCGGTGTCGCGCCCGCTGCAGGCGGCACTTCAGGCGGCCGGGGAGCGTGGCGAGAAGGCGATCATCCTGCTCAACCGGCGAGGATTTGCCCGTACCACTCTCTGCCGGTCGTGCGGATGGATCGCGCGGTGCCGCGACTGCGATGTCCCCATGATCCTCCATCGCGCGGGCGGGGGCGACCTCGTGGTGTGCCACCACTGCGGGCAGGAGCGCATTCCCCCCACCACGTGCCCCGCGTGTCGGTCGGTGGACGTCGGCCGACAGGGGTCCGGAACCCAAGCGCTCGAGGAGGCCCTCGCCGCCGTGGTGCCCAACACCCGCCTCGTGCGGCTCGACGCCGACAGCGCTGCCCGCCCCGGTGGCATCGTGGGCTTGCTTAAGGAGTTCAACCGGCCGGGCCCGGCGATCCTGCTGGGTACGCAGATGGTGGCGAAGGGTCACGACCTGCCGATGGTGACCGTTGCGGGAATCCTCGACGCCGACGCGGGCCTTCAACACCCCGACTTCCGTGCGGAGGAGCGCACGTTCTCGTTGATCGTGCAGTTGGCGGGCCGCGCGGGTCGGCGCAAGGGTGAGCCCGCGCGAGTCGTGGTGCAGGCGTGGGAGCCCGCCGCGCGCGCGGTACGCCTAGGCGCGGCCCACGCGGTGGAGGAGTTCGTTACCGGTGAGATCGCACGTCGGGAATCGCGGGGGATGCCGCCGCACGGACACCTGATCCGAATCGTCGTGGAGGGGGAATCGGCGTCTCGGGTGGGGGAGGTGGCCCACGAGTTGGCGGACGCCGTTGCCGATTGCGACCCGTCCATCGTGGTGCGGGGTCCGTCGCGACTCCATCGGCTGCGGGGCCGCACGCGACGCGCCATCCTTCTCCAAGCGCCGCTGTCGTCCACCCTCACTGCCGCGGTACGTCACGTGGCTTTGGCCCCGCGTGGCCCGGCATCGCGCACGGGGGTGAGGATCGGCATCGACGTCGATCCGCAGGAGACCTGACACCGCCCCACGATCCCGCTAGCCTGCCCCGGGCCAGCACCCCGACCCGAGGTTCTCCCGATTCCCGTCCCGCGCCTGTTCGTGTCCCCGTCCGAGCCCCGTGCTCAGTGGACCCATGTCCTCGCGTCCGTCCTCGCCCTCACGTCGGCGGACCACCGTGTCGCGCTCATGCGCGACTTCCTCGACGAGGATCTCCCCGACATCGGGAACGCCATCGTGCGCGAGTTCGCTCCGGCCGGTGACGACGTCATCGACATTGTCGTCCAGGATCGCGACAAGGCGTGGGCCCTCGGCATCCAGACCACCCTCGCGTTCCAGAGTGACACTCAGGCCCGGCTGAGTCGCGCGGCGGGTGCCCTCGAGGGTTACGGCCGCGTGATCGTGATGGCGATCACCGCCGATCGCACGTCGGGTCCGGCGATCTCGGGCGCGTGCTCCGAGGGCATCGACGCCCGCCACTCGTCGTGGTTGCGCGTGCGCGACTGGATTCAGGAGCGGCCGGAACGGGGTCGGGCCCATGGTGTCGACTTCGCGGTGCTGCAGCAGGCGGAGTACCTCCTCACTCCGAACGTGGCCGAGCTCTATCGCCTCGAAGACATCGTTCCGATCGTTCCGGTGGAGGCCCGTGAGGCCGTCACGGCCGCGTTCTTTGGCCTCAACGATTTGTCACCTGCCCCGCGCATCGACCAGCACAGCGATGGCGCAACCGCGGTCTTCCCGCGTACCGGTGATCCGTGTGTCGAACTCGTCATCCGTGGTGGCTCGGCGAGCGTGGTGCTGAACGCCGACGGCGGCCCGGGGATGACCACCACCGACCGCCCCGGTTGGGGCGCACTCGCCATCGGGTCGGACGCTGACTGGGACCTCGCTTCCTCGTGGGGGCTCGCTGCGGCGCGACGCCTGCTCCCGCGCAAGCGGTAATCGGTTCACTGGGCACGCCGGACCCTCCGGACGTGGTACCGGGAGTCCTGTCCGTGGGCGGGTTTGCCCACTTCGTCACATCGGTCCGGTCCCGATGGGGTCGGCCGGGCACCGGCAACCCGGTGGTACCCTGAAGCCATGTCGCGACGTTCCTTCGATGACGCCGAGCGCGAGGCGGTTCGCCTTGCCGCGCTCGAGCACATCCGCCAGTACGGCGATCCCTGTCTGCGCACCACCGCGGCACGCATCGAGGTGTTCGACGATGCCCTCGTGCGCGAGGCGAGTGAGATGGTCCGGCTCATGGACGAGGGGCGCGGCTGCGGGTTGGCAGCCCCACAACTCGGGCGCCTGCATCGGCTGATCGTGGTACAGGCGTCGGACGAGAAACCCGTGCATGTGCTGGTCAACCCCGAGATAATCTCCCGCAGCGAGGATGAGGAGATCGGTCCCGAGGGGTGCCTGTCGCTCGGTGAGGTGATCGTGGACGTCTCACGTGCCGTCGCGGTGCGCATCCGGGCTCAGGATCTGAATGGCACGGGGTTTGAGGCGGACCTTGAGGGGTTCGGTGCCCGTGTGGTGCAGCATGAGATCGATCACCTCGACGGCATCCTGATTCTCGACCGGGCCACGTCCGAGGACCGTCGGGCCGCCCTCGCGGAGCTTCGCGAGTCGCTCCTCGCGCGCGCCTGATCACCGTTATATGAGGGTCATCTTCGCGGGGAGTCCCGCCTCTGCCGTACCGGTGCTCGAGGCGCTGCTTGCGTCGCGTCACGAGGTGGTGCTGGTGGTCACGCGTGAGGACCGTCCCCGCGGCCGCCGTGGAACCCCGGTGCCCACGCCCATCGGCACGGTGGCCGTCGAAAAGGGCATCGCGACCCTCACGCCGACATCCATCAACACCCCGGACTCCCTCGCCGCACTGCGCGCGGTCGATGCCGACGTTATCGCGGTGGCCGCGTTCGGCCAGATTCTGGGGGACGAGGTGCTCGGGGGGTGGCCGTGTATCAACGTCCACTACTCCCTTCTACCGGCCTACCGCGGTGCCGCACCGGTCGAGCGGGCGCTGATGGACTGCTGTGAGGAGGTGGGCATCACGATCATGCAGATGGATGCCGGCCTCGACACGGGTCCGATCATTGAGCAGGTCCCGGTCGCGCTCACGGGCGATGATGACGCCGGGGGCCTGCTCATGACGATGGCCGCGACCGCTGGCCCCGCGCTCATCCGCGCGCTGGACGCTGTGGAGTCCGGCACGCTCGTCGTCACACCCCAGCCCGACGAGGGCGTCACGATCGCGGCCAAGATCACCCGTGACGATCGGCCCATCGATCTCACGCGCACGGCCGCGCAGATCGCCGGGCAGGTACGGGCGCTGTCCCCGCACGTTGGTGCAACGATTGTCATCGACGGCGTGCCCGTCACGGTCTGGCGCGTGGGACCGGTGCCCGACACCGCAGCGCCCGGACTGGTGCGGGGCGACGGACGCCTCATTCTCGGCACGGCGAGCGGTGCACTCCAAATTCTGGAGATCCAGCCATCCGGCACGGTACGTATGCCGGTCGATGCATTCCTGAGGGGGTACCGCGGTGAACTCACGCTCTCGACCTAATCACGAGCGTGACGAGCACGCCCCGGTGTCACCGGCGAGGCGGCTCGCGCTCGGCGTGCTCCGCCGTGTGGACGACGGCGCGTACGCCGACCGCGCCCTGCACGCGGAGGCCACGCGGTCACGGATCCTGCCCCGGGATCGCCAGCAGGCGCAGCGTCTGGCCTACGGTGCCGTGCAGATGAGACGTCTGCTCGACTGGTTGATCGACGGCGCTGCCGATCGACCCGAGCGGATTGAGCCGGGTGTGCGCAACGTTCTGCGCATCGGTGTCTACGAGATTGTCTTCTCCGACGGAACCCACGACTCGGCGGCGGTGGATCAGGCGGTGAGCATGGCCTACGCCCTGCCGGGCCCGCGCGGGCGGGGTCCGGCGCGTGCGGGTCTGGTCAACGCTGTGCTCCGGCGCGCGGCGGCCGAGGGGCCGCAGCGCATCGCTGCGCTCGGGCCCAACGACGTGGCGCTGCGTACCTCGTTTCCCGATTGGATCGCCGCCGGCCTGGTCGCATCGCTTGGAGCGACGGATGCTGAGGCCGTCATGCGGGCCGCGAACGAATCGAGCGAGTCCGCCATCCGCTGGAACACCCTCATGGGGCCACGCGAGGCCGTGGAGAGTGAACTTCCGGCGTGGCACGGGGACGCACTCCTCCCCGAGGCGATGGTGCTGGAGTCGCCCTTCGCCCTCGAAGACTCCGACGCCTTCGCCGCGGGGCGCGTGATGGCCCAGAGCCGGGCGTCGATGATTCCTG from Thermoleophilia bacterium encodes the following:
- a CDS encoding methionyl-tRNA formyltransferase, translating into MRVIFAGSPASAVPVLEALLASRHEVVLVVTREDRPRGRRGTPVPTPIGTVAVEKGIATLTPTSINTPDSLAALRAVDADVIAVAAFGQILGDEVLGGWPCINVHYSLLPAYRGAAPVERALMDCCEEVGITIMQMDAGLDTGPIIEQVPVALTGDDDAGGLLMTMAATAGPALIRALDAVESGTLVVTPQPDEGVTIAAKITRDDRPIDLTRTAAQIAGQVRALSPHVGATIVIDGVPVTVWRVGPVPDTAAPGLVRGDGRLILGTASGALQILEIQPSGTVRMPVDAFLRGYRGELTLST
- a CDS encoding methyltransferase domain-containing protein codes for the protein MNSRSRPNHERDEHAPVSPARRLALGVLRRVDDGAYADRALHAEATRSRILPRDRQQAQRLAYGAVQMRRLLDWLIDGAADRPERIEPGVRNVLRIGVYEIVFSDGTHDSAAVDQAVSMAYALPGPRGRGPARAGLVNAVLRRAAAEGPQRIAALGPNDVALRTSFPDWIAAGLVASLGATDAEAVMRAANESSESAIRWNTLMGPREAVESELPAWHGDALLPEAMVLESPFALEDSDAFAAGRVMAQSRASMIPARAVMPRAGERILDMCAAPGAKATQLAALADGGAEIVAVELHSARAAVLREVADRMGARITVIEGDAREVDIPGGPFDAVLVDAPCTGTGVLSSRPDARWRRREEALAPLVEIQMGLLARALTVVKPGGRVVYSTCSLLRVENEDVVRASGADVDDLTQEFPGMPSPDLPGTLRLQPHVQGTDGFFVARLIGR